The Lytechinus pictus isolate F3 Inbred chromosome 17, Lp3.0, whole genome shotgun sequence genome contains a region encoding:
- the LOC129283743 gene encoding uncharacterized protein K02A2.6-like, which translates to MLSRTPNANSNRDSHARSDIEDDVEDYVLMVISHVTAKLVTCEQLKTESAADATLQKVCHYLQTAWPREISEDLVPYHRVRNELAIFDDTCIARGTRAVIPKSLQHRVLQTAHESHPGVVKMKQRCREAIWWPAIDRRVEDLVRSCEACTLSEKTQPRPAPLQPTPWPKKPWQQLQVDIFGEVQAAPQSQRFLLVVHDLHSKWPEIAATSSVTTTSVISILEKMFTKWGLPESITTDNGPQFTSEQFGEFLAVNGIQHRLTTRYNPQSNGGVERFNRVIKESLKANLADGMTFDKAIQTLLRTYRSTPHSLTGKTPAELMLGRNLRMPFNILKPPVSEPASTQAEAREIERKQQSMKADKRRRAITPKFAIGDWVRVKRPNRKHKLASGVSKPKQIVKKLGSNAFVLDDGTRWNTRRLIASKPGNMNESDWEDTFPFPTSTEDQEQQRAEPRTVRRSQRLRRRPGYLRDYRS; encoded by the coding sequence ATGCTTAGCCGTACACCGAACGCGAATAGCAATCGCGATAGCCATGCAAGAAGCGACATCGAAGACGACGTCGAAGACTACGTTCTTATGGTGATCTCTCACGTGACCGCAAAGCTTGTGACGTGTGAGCAGCTGAAAACAGAGTCAGCCGCTGATGCAACTCTACAGAAGGTCTGTCATTATCTCCAAACAGCATGGCCTAGAGAGATTTCCGAAGACCTCGTTCCATATCATCGTGTTCGCAATGAGCTAGCTATCTTCGACGACACGTGTATCGCCCGTGGCACCCGAGCGGTAATCCCGAAATCGCTTCAACATCGTGTGTTACAAACCGCACATGAAAGTCATCCAGGTGTGGTGAAGATGAAGCAACGATGTCGCGAAGCAATCTGGTGGCCAGCGATCGATCGACGCGTAGAAGATCTCGTCAGATCTTGTGAAGCGTGTACTCTCAGCGAGAAAACTCAACCGCGGCCAGCACCACTGCAGCCGACCCCATGGCCGAAGAAGCCATGGCAGCAACTTCAAGTCGACATCTTTGGGGAAGTCCAAGCCGCTCCTCAAAGTCAGCGATTTTTGTTAGTTGTACACGACCTCCATAGCAAGTGGCCTGAGATAGCAGCAACAAGCTCAGTCACTACGACATCAGTCATTAGCATCTTGGAGAAGATGTTTACCAAGTGGGGTCTTCCAGAATCTATCACCACGGACAATGGACCACAGTTCACGTCTGAACAGTTCGGAGAATTCCTAGCCGTTAATGGAATTCAACATCGCCTCACAACTCGCTACAACCCTCAAAGCAATGGCGGCGTAGAGCGTTTCAACCGGGTAATCAAGGAGAGCTTGAAAGCGAATCTCGCAGATGGAATGACCTTCGATAAGGCCATCCAGACCCTACTACGCACGTATCGCTCAACACCTCATTCGCTAACCGGAAAGACTCCAGCAGAGTTGATGTTGGGACGGAACCTCCGTATGCCATTCAACATCCTGAAACCACCGGTTTCAGAGCCTGCAAGCACACAGGCTGAAGCGAGAGAGATTGAGAGGAAACAGCAAAGCATGAAAGCTGACAAACGCAGACGAGCAATCACACCGAAATTCGCTATCGGTGACTGGGTTCGTGTAAAGCGTCCAAATCGCAAGCACAAGCTAGCTTCGGGGGTATCGAAACCCAAACAGATCGTGAAGAAGCTCGGCTCGAATGCATTTGTACTAGATGACGGAACGCGATGGAACACCAGACGCCTTATCGCGAGCAAGCCAGGCAACATGAATGAAAGCGATTGGGAAGACACCTTTCCATTCCCTACAAGCACTGAAGATCAAGAGCAACAGCGAGCAGAACCGCGAACTGTTCGTCGTTCTCAGCGTCTAAGGAGACGACCTGGATATCTACGAGATTACAGATCTTAA
- the LOC129280014 gene encoding uncharacterized protein LOC129280014: MESEDDIPNTQQVDDRVLKDVVAYIEVRTKTENRSKGVSKQLELLGAKIEKKFTNDVTHVVWKDGKKSTRDKAVKKGVRLVSVLWVDSCKQNQEHVAESLFPISAPDDKDIQIGKLKRMKSMQPKDVEEDVQRSAGWGTRKRRARVPHQSPAPLTIVNPAILVAETQPMTPVTGEVPHTPSLIPETPSSMKPCLDLLDSIKKGKGSAKRRVSITNSPNISPSTPLRQRLFQCFTEEANSCTESPSTSVKLHKSGPVRRPASRRNLLEEDIEMESDTPSVELEAKSTVRGRRSTITNYIAKLPEGGEIKVGTASSAEATRSSRRRSHVIEATPSSEETKSGLSHPEVAESRRSRGRKSTPRGTKHLEVQEERLNKLGGEEAEINVNGGDASQSQGGVGEPKVQISSSGPGSGEEIYSKKERKGKRDVSLKRKLSLDGEASTLKDGSLGSKKKRSSGCTTRNESVIVLTDESDLEITDESMISSGICAIDGGTRSALHKKELARLQEDCKSSRKGLLSRKKQKQTCTKDTNEIKKSTEKNGDSDICNVAIASVSSCGTGTTRASTRRRSCLPAFSVEPSTKNGEVDQTRRRSNRRKSVTPLVNSPSIAANLKPLRIQSTRVSGEIPAFPMEPSTENVEVDLTRRRSNRRKSVTPLMNPPSISDHLKPLRIQSTRVSGERPAFPVEPSTEIGQMDQTRTRSNRRKSVTPLVNSPSIADHLKPMVIQSTKVSGEKSSRQRTRDVSEGTSPCGSATNEEEECGPQTKRKRKASSCGNLRKSLSSGGSQKSTLEELKEEPSKAEEKENLDKENASPMALVQRIGSLSEDDERKRKLLSPLDLTCSSILSSLEVQNRPSLGEFKPEGSTRSKSNRSALKLKSSAEVLCKSSEGSVVSTSDDLDDARKENKSGATTVKEKKKRKKVTMSDSMPSRKKKSTIVMTSLHRSDQEIVMAVVKDLGRFSVTDTVCDTTTHVVMGENRRTLNVLSGIARGCWILSMNWVYRSIEAGSWLPEEPYEMNIHFPGAMISRLAHGAGSVTETSPVEIFSSCTALYVPPESNPPRERLVELIELCGGRISRKASDAKLCVGGNGRGKRGSPPVIAEKWILDCITRFKLLPWDPYRLNKT, encoded by the exons ATGGAGAGTGAGGATGACATCCCCAATACGCAGCAGGTTGATGATCGGGTGCTCAAAG ATGTTGTTGCGTATATCGAAGTGAGAACCAAGACGGAGAACCGATCCAAGGGAGTTTCTAAGCAATTAGAGCTACTAGGTGCAAAG ATCGAGAAAAAGTTCACCAACGATGTCACTCACGTGGTATGGAAAGATGGGAAGAAGTCGACAAGAGACAAGGCAGTCAAGAAGGGTGTCAGACTTGTGTCTGTACTCTGGGTTGATAG TTGTAAGCAGAATCAAGAACACGTTGCGGAATCTCTCTTCCCCATCTCTGCCCCCGATGATAAAGATATTCAGATCGGCAAGTTAAAG CGAATGAAATCCATGCAGCCGAAGGATGTCGAGGAGGACGTACAGAGGAGTGCTGGGTGGGGTACAAGGAAGCGACGGGCGAGGGTACCCCACCAATCACCAGCGCCCCTGACCATCGTCAACCCGGCTATCCTGGTAGCAGAAACACAGCCAATGACACCA gTAACCGGTGAGGTTCCTCACACCCCATCCCTCATCCCTGAGACGCCCTCTTCCATGAAGCCGTGTCTGGATCTCTTGGATAGTATCAAGAAAGGAAAGGGATCGGCAAAAA GGCGTGTGTCCATCACCAACTCGCCCAACATCTCTCCATCCACGCCCCTCCGTCAAAGACTGTTCCAGTGCTTTACTGAGGAAGCCAACTCCTGCACGGAATCTCCCAGTACCAGCGTGAAGCTCCACAAGTCAGGACCAGTGCGACGGCCAGCATCCAGAAGGAATCTTTTGGAGGAAGACATTGAGATGGAGTCTGATACCCCCTCTGTGGAATTGGAAGCGAAAAGCACAGTCCGAGGTCGTAGAAGTACAATCACAAATTATATTGCTAAACTTCCAGAGGGAGGAGAAATTAAGGTTGGAACTGCAAGTAGCGCAGAAGCAACGAGAAGCAGTAGGAGAAGAAGCCATGTGATTGAAGCCACTCCTAGTAGTGAAGAAACAAAATCTGGTTTGTCTCATCCAGAAGTAGCAGAGAGCAGAAGGAGTCGAGGACGGAAGAGTACTCCAAGAGGTACGAAGCACCTTGAGGTTCAAGAAGAGAGACTCAACAAGCTTGGAGGGGAAGAAGCAGAGATTAACGTGAATGGTGGTGATGCAAGTCAAAGCCAAGGAGGAGTAGGTGAGCCCAAGGTGCAGATTAGCTCATCCGGTCCAGGAAGTGGGGAGGAAATATACTCTAAgaaggagagaaaaggaaagagggacGTTTCTCTGAAGCGTAAGCTTTCGCTAGATGGTGAGGCAAGCACTTTAAAAGACGGATCTTTGGGTTCAAAGAAAAAGAGATCCAGTGGGTGCACAACTAGAAATGAATCAGTCATTGTACTCACAGATGAAAGTGATCTAGAAATAACTGATGAGAGCATGATCTCCTCTGGCATTTGTGCCATTGATGGTGGAACAAGGTCTGCATTACACAAGAAAGAATTAGCGAGATTGCAAGAGGATTGCAAAAGTTCTAGGAAAGGACTATTGTCTCGAAAGAAACAGAAACAAACTTGCACCAAAGACACAAATGAAATTAAGAAGTCAACAGAGAAGAATGGTGATTCTGATATATGCAATGTAGCAATCGCTTCAGTGAGTTCTTGTGGTACTGGGACTACTCGAGCATCTACCAGGCGACGGTCATGCTTACCTGCATTTTCTGTGGAGCCTTCCACTAAAAATGGAGAAGTAGATCAGACTAGAAGGAGAAGCAACCGGAGGAAGAGTGTAACTCCACTCGTCAACTCACCATCTATCGCTGCTAACCTGAAACCTTTAAGAATACAGTCAACCAGAGTCTCGGGTGAAATACCAGCTTTTCCGATGGAGCCTTCCACTGAAAATGTAGAAGTAGATCTGACTAGAAGGAGAAGCAACCGGAGGAAGAGTGTAACTCCACTCATGAACCCACCATCTATCTCTGATCACCTAAAACCTTTAAGAATACAGTCAACCAGAGTCTCGGGTGAAAGACCAGCTTTCCCGGTGGAGCCTTCCACCGAAATTGGACAGATGGATCAGACGAGAACGAGAAGCAACAGGAGGAAGAGCGTAACTCCGCTTGTCAACTCACCATCTATCGCTGATCACCTGAAACCTATGGTAATACAGTCAACGAAAGTCTCTGGTGAAAAGTCTTCAAGACAAAGGACAAGAGATGTTTCTGAAGGGACATCTCCTTGTGGCAGTGCTACAAATGAAGAGGAGGAATGCGGTCCACAGACAAAAAGGAAACGGAAGGCAAGCTCTTGTGGAAATTTGAGGAAGTCACTTTCTTCTGGAGGATCACAGAAGTCCACCTTGGAGGAGTTGAAGGAGGAACCATCAAAGgctgaagagaaagaaaatctggATAAAGAGAATGCCTCACCCATGGCTTTGGTCCAAAGAATAG gAAGTCTGAGTGAAGATgatgaaagaaagaggaagcTTTTATCCCCACTTGATTTGACTTGTTCATCTATCCTCTCATCCTTAGAAGTTCAGAACAGACCTAGCCTAGGAGAATTCAAACCAGAAg GATCAACGAGGTCTAAATCTAACAGATCAGCCTTGAAGTTGAAGAGTTCTGCAGAGGTCTTGTGCAAGAGCAGTGAAGGGAGTGTGGTATCAACGTCTGATGATTTAGATGATGCAAGGAAAGAGAACAAaa GTGGAGCAACTAcagtgaaagaaaagaaaaagagaaagaaagtcaCAATGTCTGACAGCATGCCAAGTAGAAAG AAGAAATCAACAATTGTCATGACAAGTTTGCATAGGAG TGACCAAGAGATCGTCATGGCCGTTGTGAAGGACCTAGGAAGGTTTTCCGTGACCGATACGGTGTGTGACACCACTACCCACGTGGTGATGGGAGAGAACCGGAGGACCCTCAACGTCCTCTCTGGCATCGCAAGGGGATGCTGGATCCTCTCCATGAACTGG GTATATCGATCAATAGAGGCGGGCTCATGGCTCCCTGAGGAACCCTATGAAATGAACATCCACTTTCCTGGTGCAATG ATATCAAGGCTGGCCCACGGGGCAGGATCTGTGACCGAGACGTCGCCGGTGGAGATTTTCTCGTCGTGCACTGCCCTCTATGTTCCGCCGGAGAGCAATCCTCCTCGGGAGAGGTTGGTAGAGCTGATAGAGCTGTGTGGTGGTCGCATCTCAAGGAAAGCCTCTGATGCTAAGCTGTGTGTCGGAGGGAATGGAAGGGGGAAGAGGGGATCACCACCAGTCATAGCTGAGAAATGGATTCTTG ACTGTATCACAAGATTCAAGCTTCTTCCATGGGATCCATACAGGCTGAATAAAACGTGA